In Nymphaea colorata isolate Beijing-Zhang1983 chromosome 3, ASM883128v2, whole genome shotgun sequence, a genomic segment contains:
- the LOC116249649 gene encoding uncharacterized protein LOC116249649 translates to MGASASKKVRRAMESSPEFGSACDSAYREAVSLGQHAFPGVLPYQLHGAASRLHFSLSSFPLVRNWIPSPPSQLQVDRALRRTRPNSIEEPLGLPDFKDFAVELFTDAAVSNAGAALTRRIPAGLAAIGATFLLAERIPGGVGAAVRSGRGLFGKAAGIYALGVAGAVYLSLSV, encoded by the coding sequence atgggggCGTCGGCGTCGAAGAAGGTCCGGCGGGCGATGGAGAGCTCGCCGGAGTTCGGGTCAGCCTGCGATTCCGCCTACAGGGAGGCCGTTTCCTTAGGGCAGCACGCCTTCCCTGGCGTCCTCCCTTATCAGCTGCACGGCGCTGCCTCTCGCctccacttctctctctcctccttccccCTCGTCCGCAATTGGATCCCCTCCCCGCCGTCCCAGCTCCAGGTCGACCGCGCGCTTCGACGAACCCGACCGAACTCCATCGAGGAGCCCCTCGGCCTGCCGGACTTCAAGGACTTCGCGGTAGAGCTATTTACGGACGCCGCCGTCTCCAACGCCGGTGCGGCCCTCACGAGGAGGATACCAGCCGGGCTGGCAGCGATTGGAGCGACTTTCCTCCTGGCGGAGAGGATCCCGGGCGGCGTTGGAGCGGCGGTTCGTTCCGGCCGGGGACTTTTCGGAAAGGCAGCTGGTATCTACGCGCTAGGCGTCGCCGGCGCGGTTTATCTTAGCCTTTCTGTCTAA
- the LOC116249804 gene encoding pentatricopeptide repeat-containing protein At1g62350-like, with protein sequence MAGLLQVGPSAPVASRRNEMKMPSALERISHTCHRAPLASPGKTGMVVWCSLRGGPRRPLWRGRVMSTETIQAVQSLKLAKHSPDKLASVFGSSIGRLIKSDLLATLAELQRQNEFELAIMVFDFLRKESWYRPDLSLYSDMLFMLGKNKLVEMAEELFAELKSEGLGPDTRAYTEMIGAFLQAGMVDKAMEAYRLMKEGGCEPDKLTLTILIRNLEKMGDKQLALDVKKECAEYMDFPQRFLKKVGRDYPKRRPFEFI encoded by the exons ATGGCCGGTCTCCTGCAAGTTGGTCCCTCTGCCCCGGTGGCATCACGCAGGAATGAGATGAAGATGCCATCGGCCCTTGAAAGAATTTCGCATACCTGCCACCGCGCACCACTGGCATCTCCAGGAAAAACGGGAATGGTGGTTTGGTGCAGCCTGAGGGGTGGGCCGAGGAGGCCGCTGTGGAGGGGCAGGGTTATGAGCACTGAGACCATTCAAGCGGTGCAGTCCCTGAAGCTAGCCAAGCACTCCCCAGACAAGTTGGCGTCGGTGTTTGGCAGCAGCATCGGCAGGCTCATAAAGTCAGACCTCCTTGCTACCTTGGCTGAGCTGCAAAGGCAGAACGAGTTTGAATTAGCCATCATG GTATTTGATTTTCTGCGAAAGGAATCATGGTACAGACCAGATCTTTCACTGTACTCCGATATGCTGTTTATGCTGGGAAAAAACAAATTGGTTGAGATGGCCGAGGAACTTTTTGCTGAACTAAAAAGTGAAGGCCTAGGACCTGATACCAGGGCTTATACTGAGATGATTGGAGCCTTCCTACAGGCAGGTATGGTAGACAAGGCAATGGAGGCATACAGACTAATGAAGGAGGGAGGCTGCGAGCCAGATAAGCTTACATTAACCATTCTTATAAGAAACCTTGAGAAGATGGGAGACAAGCAGCTTGCTTTGGATGTTAAAAAGGAGTGTGCTGAATACATGGATTTTCCACAGAGGTTTCTCAAGAAAGTTGGAAGAGACTAT CCAAAAAGAAGACCTTTTGAGTTTATTTGA
- the LOC116251572 gene encoding GTPase-activating protein GYP1, translating to MRNNKEEEKKKESSLNLDWRFNQTLRNVQGLLKGRSFPGKVLLTRKPDPPNQFSPTKHPSDIESSSEIDLGRGESSDNFDEGESRATGIVANYAIPQKSKASIAGNDSKTGESQKSPSGTRATDSARIARFTKELSGPTVVLDALRQLAWSGVPPYLRPTVWRLLLGYEPPNSDRRDGVLKRKRLEYVDCVSQYYDIPDSERADEEVNMLRQIAVDCPRTVPDVAFFQQPEVQKSLERILYIWAIRHPASGYVQGINDLVTPFFVVFLSEYLEGNIENWTLSDLTKEKVSNLEADCYWCLSKLLDGMQDHYTFAQPGIQRLVFKLKELVRRIDDPVSKHMEQQGLEFLQFAFRWFNCLLIREVPFHLVTRLWDTYIAEGDALPDFLVYISASLLLTWSEKIQKHDFQEMVMFLQHLPTQRWTHQELEMVLSRAYMWHTMFDSSPSHLAS from the exons ATGAGGAACAAcaaggaggaagagaagaagaaggagagctcTCTTAATCTGGACTGGAGATTCAACCAGACTCTAAGAAATGTGCAAGG GTTACTGAAAGGCCGTAGTTTTCCTGGTAAAGTTTTACTAACTCGAAAGCCTGATCCTCCAAACCAATTCAGTCCCACTAAACATCCTTCAGATATTGAGAGTTCTTCGGAGATTGATCTTGGACGTGGTGAAAGTTCAGACAATTTTGATGAG GGGGAAAGCCGGGCTACTGGGATTGTTGCAAATTATGCGATCCCTCAGAAATCAAAGGCATCAATTGCAGGCAATGACAGTAAAACTGGCGAATCCCAAAAGTCCCCGTCTGGGACTAGAGCTACTGATTCAGCAAGAATTGCAAggttcacaaaagaattgtctGGTCCAACTGTTGTATTAG ATGCACTACGTCAGCTTGCTTGGAGTGGTGTGCCACCATACTTGCGTCCTACTGTGTGGCGGCTTCTTTTG GGATATGAACCCCCTAATTCAGATAGAAGGGATGGTGTTTTGAAGCGGAAGCGTCTTGAATATGTTGACTGTGTTTCTCAATATTATGATATTCCTGATAGTGAACGTGCAGATGAGGAGGTTAATATGCTTCGGCAG ATAGCTGTTGACTGTCCAAGGACTGTGCCTGATGTtgctttctttcagcaaccaGAAGTTCAGAAATCGTTGGAGCGAATACTTTACATATG GGCCATCCGTCATCCAGCTAGTGGATATGTACAGGGAATAAATGATCTTGTTACTCCATTTTTTGTCGTTTTCTTGTCAGAGTATTTAGAGGGAAATATTGAGAATTGGACCCTTTCGGACTTGACAAAGGAGAAAGTTTCGAACCTTGAAGCGGACTGTTACTGGTGTCTCTCAAAACTACTTGATGGCATGCAAGATCATTACACATTTGCTCAACCAGGAATTCAGCGACTTGTATTCAAATTAAAGGAATTGGTTCGGCGAATTGATG ACCCTGTTTCAAAACACATGGAACAGCAAGGGCTGGAGTTTCTTCAGTTTGCTTTTCGTTGGTTTAACTGTCTTTTGATACGTGAG GTTCCATTCCATTTAGTTACACGATTGTGGGATACATATATTGCTGAGGGAGATGCTCTGCCTGATTTCCTTGTCTACATATCTGCCAGCCTCTTATTAACA TGGTCtgagaaaattcaaaagcaTGATTTCCAGGAGATGGTTATGTTTTTGCAACACCTTCCGACACAGAGATGGACCCACCAAGAACTGGAAATGGTCCTTTCAAGAGCATACATGTGGCATACCATGTTCGATAGTTCACCTAGTCATTTAGCCAGCTAG